The proteins below are encoded in one region of Helianthus annuus cultivar XRQ/B chromosome 2, HanXRQr2.0-SUNRISE, whole genome shotgun sequence:
- the LOC110923277 gene encoding integrator complex subunit 9 homolog yields the protein MKFTSLSETGGYNLPPCNIVNLCGFHILFDCPLDLSALTIFSPISTALYENLNEQTFSCSSSASHPKTEKLLDKNNLIPTEPYYKTVERLHLWDVSLIDVVLISSPMGMLGLPFLTRTEGFSAKVYATEVTARLGQLLMEDLVAMHTEYTQFYGPKETGLLQSLNWDELEALPPTLKEVLLGKDGTELGSWLSLYSATDVKECLRKVQSLKYAEEACYNGTLIIKALSSGLEIGSCNWSLKSPKRDVSYISSSVFSSGTAMDFDFHALLGSDVLIYSDFASWNGDTCVESENSSSSSVPVDCSTKSDNAHAWELQDFDESSEEMEKLNFICSCSMNAVKAGGSVLIPIGRLGIILQLLELLALHIESSDIKIPIFIVSSVAEELLAYTTILPEWLCKDRQEKLYSGNPVFAHEELIKEKKIHVFPSLHSHELLMLWQEPCIVVCPHWSLRLGPVVHLLQRWHADPNALLVLEEGVDTDLALSPFKPIAMKVLQCSFVSGLKSEKVPQLLKMLQPKLILLPDYTKPYFNPLNESLSCLFFNENETLSVPNPNKHLEVNIATDLASQLTLSKLKSEELTIARLKGKLFVDQAKHYIVAEKPTMSSKMMPLVHWGTVDLESLVLALEKIGVKGSMEKVKDEDEFGSNVLHVFEPNKGLIQVKETTTVISTEDENLASLISDAVHSLLNGI from the exons ATGAAGTTC ACGAGTTTAAGTGAAACCGGGGGTTACAATCTTCCACCATGCAACATCGTCAACTTATGCGGTTTCCACATATTATTTGATTGCCCTCTCGATCTATCTGCCCTAACAATCTTTTCCCCAATATCCACCGCTTTATATGAAAACCTTAACGAACAGACGTTTTCTTGTTCATCTTCCGCTTCGCACCCGAAAACCGAGAAGCTGCTTGACAAGAATAATTTAATACCTACAGAACCGTATTACAAAACTGTTGAACGATTGCACCTATGGGATGTTTCTCTGATTGACGTTGTACTGATATCGAGTCCGATGGGGATGTTGGGTTTGCCGTTTCTTACTCGCACTGAAGGTTTTTCGGCCAAG GTGTATGCAACCGAGGTGACTGCAAGGCTTGGTCAGTTATTGATGGAGGATCTTGTTGCAATGCATACGGAATATACGCAGTTTTATGGACCCAAGGAGACTGGTTTACTTCAATCGCTCAATTGGGACGAGCTTGAAGCACTTCCACCGACACTGAAAGAGGTACTTCTCGGTAAAGATGGAACCGAGCTTGGTAGTTGGTTGTCATTGTACAG CGCAACTGATGTGAAGGAATGTTTACGGAAAGTCCAGTCTCTTAAATATGCAGAAGAAGCTTGCTATAATGGCACGTTAATCATAAAGGCTTTGAGCTCTGGTTTAGAAATAGGTTCATGTAATTGGAGTCTTAAAAGTCCAAAAAGGGACGTCTCATATATTTCAAGCTCTGTATTTTCATCTGGAACCGCGATGGATTTTGATTTCCATGCTCTATTAGGAAGTGATGTACTTATatattctgatttcgcttcaTGGAATGGAGATACTTGTGTCGAGAGTGAGAATAGTTCGTCCTCTAGTGTTCCCGTTGATTGCTCAACTAAGAG TGACAATGCACACGCGTGGGAATTGCAGGATTTCGATGAGAGTTCAGAAGAAATGGAGAAATTGAACTTCATATGCTCATGTTCAATGAACGCCGTTAAAGCGGGTGGCTCGGTTCTCATTCCCATAGGCAGGCTCGGCATCATTTTGCAGCTTCTGGAGTTGCTTGCTTTGCACATTGAATCATCCGACATCAAG ATTCCGATATTTATCGTCTCTAGTGTGGCAGAGGAACTGCTGGCATACACTACTATTTTACCAGAATGGTTATGCAAAGACCGGCAAGAGAAG CTTTACTCTGGCAACCCTGTTTTTGCTCATGAAGAGCTCATAAAAGAGAAGAAGATCCACGTATTTCCATCGCTTCACTCACACGAATTATT GATGTTGTGGCAAGAGCCATGCATAGTTGTTTGTCCTCATTGGAGCTTGCGGCTTGGACCTGTTGTGCATTTACTTCAACGCTGGCATGCGGATCCAAATGCACTTTTAGTTCTCGAG GAAGGAGTTGACACTGATCTCGCACTCTCGCCTTTTAAGCCTATCGCAATGAAGGTTTTGCAGTGCTCTTTTGTTTCTGGTTTAAA GTCGGAGAAAGTTCCACAATTGCTTAAAATGCTTCAGCCAAAACTCATCTTG CTTCCAGATTACACAAAACCGTACTTCAATCCTTTAAACGAATCATTATCGTGTCTATTTTTCAATGAAAACGAAACGCTTAGTGTGCCAAACCCAAACAAACATCTAGAGGTGAATATCGCAACAGACTTAGCCTCACAATTGACTTTATCAAAGTTAAAGTCCGAAGAGTTGACCATTGCAAGATTAAAAGGCAAGCTCTTTGTGGATCAAGCGAAACACTACATAGTTGCCGAAAAACCGACAATGTCTTCAAAGATGATGCCGTTGGTGCATTGGGGTACGGTTGATTTGGAAAGTCTAGTTTTGGCATTGGAGAAGATTGGGGTCAAAGGGTCAATGGAAAAAgtcaaagatgaagatgaattTGGATCAAATGTGTTGCATGTATTTGAGCCTAACAAGGGTTTGATACAAGTGAAAGAAACAACTACTGTTATTAGtactgaagatgagaatttagCCTCACTTATTTCTGATGCAGTTCATAGTCTTTTAAATGGTATTTAA